Proteins encoded by one window of Actinomycetes bacterium:
- a CDS encoding nuclear transport factor 2 family protein has protein sequence MDPQATFDESEIRDAERRLETALEAGDPTTWVFDYTEDAVFDGGGEHAAVGREPLLAMARSMRPLRSMSIRPLRTEGREDLAVVWTQASWLSGPEDQPTTVEVRGMLVWRKEPDGVWRVAMEHIG, from the coding sequence ATGGATCCGCAAGCAACCTTCGACGAGTCCGAGATCCGCGACGCTGAGCGTCGACTCGAAACCGCGCTCGAAGCGGGCGACCCCACAACATGGGTCTTCGACTACACCGAGGACGCCGTGTTCGACGGAGGCGGCGAGCACGCAGCTGTGGGGCGCGAGCCACTGCTCGCCATGGCCAGATCCATGCGGCCGTTGCGGTCGATGTCGATTCGGCCACTCCGCACGGAGGGACGAGAAGACCTCGCGGTTGTGTGGACCCAGGCGTCCTGGCTCAGCGGGCCGGAGGACCAACCGACGACGGTCGAGGTGCGGGGCATGCTCGTCTGGCGCAAGGAACCTGACGGCGTGTGGCGAGTGGCGATGGAGCACATCGGCTGA
- a CDS encoding cupin domain-containing protein, which produces MSQPFIIAPEDRPHLDLAHSQVKVLATSVQTGGDFTLMQTHTEPGGGPPLHLHRDAAEAFFVLQGEFLMYIDDHQALCPAGTFVYVPRATPHTFKVVSDTPGKKLNLFSPAAMTEYFEEMAAAHKTGSVTPELLREIAARCHMEVLGPVPDRSL; this is translated from the coding sequence ATGTCCCAGCCATTCATCATTGCGCCGGAAGATCGGCCACATCTGGATCTGGCCCACTCCCAGGTCAAGGTCCTGGCCACGTCGGTTCAAACAGGCGGCGACTTCACTCTCATGCAGACCCACACCGAACCGGGGGGCGGCCCACCCCTTCACCTGCACCGTGATGCGGCCGAGGCGTTCTTCGTGCTTCAAGGCGAGTTCTTGATGTACATCGATGACCACCAGGCTCTTTGTCCAGCGGGGACCTTCGTGTACGTCCCACGAGCCACGCCGCACACCTTCAAGGTGGTGTCGGACACACCTGGCAAGAAGTTGAACCTCTTTTCGCCCGCCGCGATGACCGAGTACTTCGAGGAGATGGCGGCCGCGCACAAGACAGGATCCGTGACTCCGGAACTGCTGCGCGAGATCGCCGCCCGTTGTCACATGGAGGTCCTCGGTCCAGTTCCGGATCGCTCCCTCTGA